The following proteins are encoded in a genomic region of uncultured Ilyobacter sp.:
- a CDS encoding ABC transporter substrate-binding protein, translating to MIYIFTLFFGCMFFQAYIENKSRVDIGVISTLSGDDAHLGKSVLNGIIMGAEEFNSNRNFYKKKMNLIIRDDKNDPLEAKQVARELIDEGVVALLGPVLPDTGLSAREAANNRKNPMISTAVRAKKPSDSDDYFMGIAPSQDKNAKFIAEISKDYFNMKKVLFFYSDKNPAYMDAFRDKYIEEFEKKSESENTVYIKRKSDKIDTYFPSMKDDIDGVVIVADPIETAYIVQKIKKIKKDMKIFISDLAFHQNFITYGGKFSEGVYAALYYDDIYLDEKSSFLNQRFADFKKRYVKKFGKNPDIRSIYGYESFNILVEAIKRNKDGDSENLKKEILSPESDAYFLQPGSFDEYGNCERDIFIFQVKDQRFQKVKLL from the coding sequence ATGATTTATATTTTTACTTTATTCTTTGGGTGCATGTTTTTTCAAGCTTATATAGAAAATAAAAGCAGAGTGGACATAGGTGTCATAAGCACACTGTCTGGAGATGATGCTCACCTTGGAAAATCAGTTTTAAACGGTATAATAATGGGGGCCGAAGAATTTAATAGTAATAGAAACTTTTATAAAAAGAAAATGAACCTTATAATAAGAGATGATAAAAATGATCCACTTGAGGCGAAGCAAGTTGCAAGAGAGTTGATCGATGAGGGAGTTGTGGCTTTATTAGGGCCGGTCTTACCTGATACAGGGCTCTCTGCAAGAGAAGCAGCAAACAACAGAAAAAACCCCATGATAAGTACTGCAGTAAGGGCTAAAAAACCTTCTGATAGTGATGACTATTTCATGGGTATAGCTCCTTCACAGGATAAAAATGCTAAATTTATTGCTGAAATTTCCAAAGACTATTTTAATATGAAAAAAGTCTTATTTTTTTACAGTGATAAAAATCCAGCTTATATGGATGCCTTTAGAGATAAGTATATAGAGGAGTTTGAGAAAAAAAGCGAGTCTGAAAATACTGTCTATATAAAAAGAAAATCAGATAAAATAGATACTTATTTTCCTTCTATGAAGGATGATATCGATGGTGTTGTTATAGTGGCAGATCCTATAGAAACTGCCTATATAGTGCAAAAGATAAAAAAAATAAAAAAAGATATGAAGATATTTATTTCAGATTTGGCTTTTCACCAAAATTTTATAACCTATGGCGGTAAATTTTCTGAGGGAGTATATGCTGCCCTTTATTATGATGACATTTATTTAGATGAAAAAAGTTCTTTTTTAAATCAAAGGTTTGCAGATTTCAAAAAAAGATATGTTAAAAAATTTGGGAAGAATCCAGATATAAGATCTATTTATGGGTATGAAAGTTTTAATATCCTTGTTGAGGCAATAAAAAGAAATAAAGATGGAGACAGTGAAAACCTAAAAAAAGAAATACTATCACCTGAATCCGATGCTTATTTTTTACAGCCTGGAAGTTTTGATGAATATGGAAACTGTGAAAGAGATATTTTCATATTTCAAGTAAAAGATCAAAGGTTTCAGAAAGTGAAATTGCTATAA
- a CDS encoding SHOCT domain-containing protein — protein MWEWCFNNFSRGGIFGWMGGGLMMLFPILIIVLIFYLFEKREKNNTTGTDTPLEILKKRYARGEITKEEFDEIKKDL, from the coding sequence ATGTGGGAATGGTGTTTTAATAATTTTTCTAGAGGTGGAATTTTTGGTTGGATGGGAGGTGGTCTTATGATGTTGTTTCCGATACTGATTATCGTTTTGATTTTTTATCTTTTTGAAAAGAGAGAAAAAAATAACACAACTGGAACCGATACTCCCTTGGAAATACTAAAAAAAAGATATGCAAGAGGAGAGATTACCAAGGAAGAATTTGATGAAATAAAAAAAGATCTTTAA
- a CDS encoding aspartate ammonia-lyase → MTKFRTEFDSIGGIQVPAEAYYGAQTLRGKNNFHITGYKVSPLFVNSMAMVKKAAAMANYEAGVISKEVSDAIVTAGDEIIAGKMQDQFITDAIQGGAGTSMNMNMNEVIANRANEILGGEKGVYDLVHPNDHVNYCQSTNDVIPTTGKLTILRMSTNLIVSLEKLYDSLIEKSKEFDGVIKMGRTHLQDAIPIRLGQEFRAYALPIKRDINRIKSVLEDFRYVNMGATAVGTGLNADVSYVKSVVRFLSEVSGTDLFQSEDLVDGTRNLDVFVWLSSALKICAVNLSKMVNDLRLMASGPTAGFNEINLPQMQPGSSIMPGKVNPVILEVVNQVSFQVFGNDLTITKAAEAGQLELNVFEPVLFFNLFQSIEILKNGVDTLVENCIEGITANEARCKKMVDDSIGILTALNPHIGYKNASEIAKESLKNGIPVASLLVKKGLISKADIEVILNPFNMTNPGISGKELLSK, encoded by the coding sequence ATGACTAAATTCAGAACTGAATTTGATTCCATCGGAGGTATTCAAGTGCCTGCAGAGGCATATTATGGAGCACAGACCCTGAGAGGGAAAAATAATTTCCACATAACTGGTTACAAAGTTTCCCCATTATTTGTCAATTCAATGGCTATGGTCAAGAAGGCGGCAGCAATGGCCAATTACGAAGCGGGTGTCATTTCAAAGGAAGTTTCTGATGCGATAGTAACGGCAGGAGATGAAATTATTGCTGGGAAGATGCAAGATCAGTTTATTACTGATGCGATACAAGGCGGAGCCGGAACCAGCATGAATATGAATATGAACGAAGTAATTGCAAACAGGGCTAATGAGATCCTTGGTGGGGAAAAGGGAGTCTATGATCTTGTACACCCTAACGATCATGTAAACTACTGTCAGTCTACAAATGACGTAATACCTACAACTGGAAAGTTGACAATCTTAAGAATGAGTACAAATCTTATTGTCAGTCTTGAAAAGTTATATGATTCCCTTATTGAAAAATCAAAGGAATTTGACGGTGTTATAAAGATGGGAAGAACCCACCTCCAAGATGCTATACCGATTAGATTGGGTCAGGAGTTTAGAGCTTATGCCCTACCGATAAAAAGGGATATAAACAGAATTAAATCAGTTTTAGAAGATTTTAGATATGTAAACATGGGGGCTACTGCCGTAGGTACCGGACTTAATGCCGATGTAAGCTACGTGAAAAGTGTCGTAAGATTTTTATCAGAGGTAAGTGGAACAGATCTTTTCCAATCAGAAGACCTTGTAGATGGAACTAGAAATTTGGATGTCTTTGTATGGTTGTCGTCAGCACTAAAAATATGTGCTGTGAATCTTTCGAAAATGGTAAATGATTTGAGGCTTATGGCTTCTGGACCCACTGCAGGATTTAATGAGATAAATCTTCCTCAGATGCAGCCGGGGTCTTCGATAATGCCAGGGAAAGTAAATCCAGTTATTCTAGAGGTAGTAAACCAGGTATCTTTTCAGGTATTTGGAAATGACCTTACAATAACAAAGGCAGCAGAAGCAGGACAGCTCGAGCTAAATGTATTTGAACCTGTTCTTTTCTTCAATTTGTTCCAGTCTATTGAGATACTGAAAAATGGAGTGGATACACTAGTTGAAAACTGTATAGAGGGAATAACGGCAAATGAGGCGAGATGCAAGAAGATGGTGGATGACAGTATAGGTATTCTGACTGCCTTAAATCCCCATATTGGATATAAAAACGCCTCAGAAATAGCCAAGGAGTCTCTGAAAAATGGAATTCCTGTGGCGTCACTTCTAGTTAAAAAAGGTCTTATTAGTAAGGCAGATATAGAGGTTATACTAAATCCCTTTAACATGACTAACCCTGGAATATCGGGGAAAGAGCTTTTGTCAAAATAA
- a CDS encoding aspartate aminotransferase family protein — translation MISEEYKLYEKKTGNSKKMYEKACEVIPGGVSANIKYFEPHPIVMEKADKSRLYDVDGNEYVDYLLCYGAMILGHGNASVTEAVNNQLQVNGTAIFGTPHVNETTMAKKIIELFSGIEMVRFTNSGTEATLFAIRMAMAYNGKSKIAKFEGHYHGGYDQVLLSVHPDIKRAGDAKEPKTIKESRGISDYYVNNTVILPFNDIESTKKILKKHADDISAVIMEPVQSGFIPADIEFMKELRKVTEELGILLIYDEVKTGFRLTLGGAQDIYGIKPDITSLGKVLGGGFPVGAVGGKKEVLEIVSPTGYGDILTPSANNDDKSLGLFHSGTYNGHPTVLAAGLATINELEKDNVMNSLFENTNYLRKKLEELYKSYNIPMQTVGVGSIFNIVLTDKKIKNYRDMNSADTELRKEIDYALLELGIYSKPLNRYSMSTAHTIDDINFTIDAHEKAIKRVMGRR, via the coding sequence ATGATCAGTGAGGAGTATAAGCTTTACGAGAAAAAAACTGGTAATTCTAAAAAAATGTATGAAAAGGCCTGCGAAGTTATACCTGGGGGAGTTTCAGCAAATATTAAATATTTTGAGCCTCATCCGATAGTGATGGAAAAGGCTGATAAATCAAGGCTTTATGATGTAGATGGAAACGAATATGTCGATTATTTGCTTTGTTATGGGGCTATGATATTAGGTCATGGAAATGCAAGTGTAACTGAAGCTGTAAATAATCAGCTACAGGTCAACGGAACTGCGATATTTGGTACTCCTCACGTAAATGAAACAACTATGGCAAAAAAAATTATCGAATTATTTTCTGGTATAGAGATGGTAAGGTTTACCAATTCAGGGACAGAGGCAACTTTATTTGCCATAAGAATGGCAATGGCTTATAATGGAAAATCTAAAATTGCAAAATTTGAAGGACATTATCATGGGGGTTATGATCAGGTTTTATTGAGTGTACACCCAGATATAAAAAGAGCTGGTGATGCGAAAGAGCCTAAAACAATCAAAGAATCAAGAGGAATCTCTGATTACTATGTAAACAACACTGTGATTTTACCTTTTAATGATATAGAATCAACCAAAAAAATACTAAAAAAACATGCAGATGATATCTCAGCAGTAATTATGGAGCCTGTACAAAGTGGATTTATTCCTGCAGATATAGAATTTATGAAAGAATTGCGTAAGGTTACGGAAGAATTGGGCATTTTATTAATTTATGATGAGGTAAAAACAGGTTTTCGATTAACCCTAGGTGGAGCTCAAGATATTTACGGTATTAAGCCAGATATAACTTCACTGGGGAAAGTTTTAGGAGGAGGATTTCCAGTAGGAGCAGTGGGAGGGAAAAAAGAGGTGCTCGAAATTGTAAGTCCCACTGGATATGGAGATATATTAACACCTAGTGCAAACAATGATGATAAATCTCTAGGTCTTTTTCACAGCGGGACTTACAATGGGCATCCTACGGTGTTAGCTGCAGGTCTTGCAACTATCAACGAGCTAGAAAAAGATAATGTTATGAATTCCTTGTTTGAAAACACCAACTATTTAAGAAAAAAACTTGAAGAATTATACAAATCATATAATATTCCAATGCAAACAGTGGGTGTAGGCAGCATCTTTAACATAGTCCTTACTGATAAAAAAATTAAAAATTATCGTGATATGAACTCAGCCGATACAGAACTTAGAAAAGAGATCGATTATGCTTTATTAGAATTAGGTATTTATTCTAAGCCGCTAAATCGATATTCCATGTCAACAGCACACACTATTGATGATATAAACTTTACCATAGATGCACATGAAAAAGCTATAAAACGTGTTATGGGTCGACGTTAA
- a CDS encoding HD-GYP domain-containing protein, with amino-acid sequence MNIELKESLKIAVYYFFFGFLWILFSDKILGIFIKNTELYKLFQTYKGFFFIFLTSILLFNFIKKSYLKIETLNKELHNSRNLFIEKENALNDINKNINEFFNICLKTMNSVEYDDKLFIKDIFKISSKVAVESNFGSAFIAENEKIKFIDSIGIDPKDLKNITKDLNLYDFSSENIIINKNSSLKKAREYLYVGIYRGTKIVGGFNLYISQGSKESYSDESIRKIQVLQQLFNGFHKVKEKNDCNMMLKNNLIKSFIIALELHDKYTKGHSELVSLYCEKIGESLGLDEKELKDLKLSSVMHDIGKIIIPSKILNKKDRLSECEYEIIKNHSKFGYDIVSQNEPLKDISKYILHHHERWDGKGYPSRLKGNEIPLLSQIISVADAWHAMTSERTYKRKLTMEEGIEELRKNRGTQFSPEVVDIFLKILSDKELAS; translated from the coding sequence ATGAACATAGAATTAAAAGAATCATTAAAAATTGCTGTATATTATTTCTTTTTTGGATTTTTGTGGATACTTTTCTCAGATAAAATTTTAGGAATATTTATTAAAAATACTGAATTATATAAATTATTTCAGACATATAAGGGATTTTTCTTTATTTTTTTAACTTCAATATTATTATTTAATTTTATCAAAAAAAGTTATCTGAAAATTGAAACCCTAAATAAAGAACTTCATAACAGTCGTAATCTTTTTATTGAAAAAGAAAATGCCCTAAATGATATAAATAAAAATATCAATGAATTTTTTAATATCTGTTTAAAGACAATGAATTCAGTAGAATATGATGATAAATTATTCATAAAAGATATATTCAAAATTTCTTCTAAGGTTGCAGTTGAAAGTAATTTTGGAAGTGCATTTATAGCTGAAAATGAAAAAATCAAATTTATTGACTCTATAGGAATTGACCCTAAGGATTTAAAAAATATTACCAAAGATTTAAACCTTTATGATTTTTCTTCTGAGAATATAATTATCAATAAAAATTCATCACTTAAAAAGGCGAGGGAATACTTATATGTAGGCATATATAGAGGTACAAAAATAGTCGGTGGTTTTAATCTATATATAAGCCAGGGTTCAAAAGAATCATATTCAGATGAATCTATCAGAAAAATACAGGTCCTCCAACAACTTTTCAATGGATTTCACAAGGTAAAAGAAAAAAATGACTGTAACATGATGTTAAAAAATAATTTAATTAAATCTTTTATTATAGCCTTGGAACTCCATGACAAATACACAAAGGGACATTCAGAATTGGTGTCACTATATTGCGAGAAAATTGGTGAATCCTTAGGTTTAGACGAAAAAGAATTGAAAGATTTGAAATTGTCTTCAGTCATGCATGATATTGGAAAAATAATAATACCTAGTAAAATATTAAATAAAAAAGATAGATTATCAGAATGCGAGTATGAAATTATCAAAAATCATTCAAAATTTGGATATGATATAGTTTCACAAAATGAACCGTTAAAAGATATATCCAAGTACATCCTTCACCATCACGAGCGTTGGGACGGAAAGGGTTATCCATCAAGGTTAAAAGGAAACGAAATCCCTCTATTGTCTCAAATTATCTCTGTAGCAGATGCATGGCATGCCATGACTTCTGAGAGGACTTATAAAAGAAAATTAACAATGGAAGAGGGTATAGAGGAATTGAGAAAAAATAGAGGCACTCAATTTTCTCCTGAAGTTGTCGACATATTTTTGAAAATTCTATCTGATAAAGAATTGGCTTCTTGA
- a CDS encoding diguanylate cyclase, translating to MVIIPMFIVSCLSLYISVNSIKERIERRNTAIRNTINHSVTHFEEALLTIDELLTDGSLGVVKNNHDLRILEKANHTFEKLQILNLEGVVEYSSGEDENFGLDLSNFEFVKNAIEANGFFWSNVISSFKDQSPEIMIAKRFGSEILVGSINIEDFYSLVQGTVKNTGSKVAILDTDGNIVINILKGLDIQKDTLNFDYVYKSENQEMKKRSFLKGRDKFDVIQSYGKIDKTGWDIVIIEEGNRGFILAWDFYRHLVLVISLFTLGMIYLSHLAISRFTGDMKKLNTISEKVAAGKLPKMLKYELLEAEELAYRFLLMGEVLLKREESIKEETNFLENLLEAIPNPVFYKDKNHVYLGGNKAFADYLGIEKHEIAGKTVYDVAPEDMADIYMEADDKILEAGETQVYQGQVIDSDNKTKDVKFYKSVFKNSEGEKLGIIGVMLDVTNLKEAIRTSEKKEKLLESLLYTIPLPTFYQDKDGRYINCNRAFEDIVGKKKNDILGKCHLEVWENNFTDYCNVKDKELMKEQKLQKFEYNIIDQSGEKRILVFDKTVFHNENKEVGGIIGVMSDITEIRKLQDELKKISVKDSLTGIYNRRGFEEMSNRNLKDSLRNKNNVSIIMVDIDRFKLYNDTYGHQAGDECLKEIAEKLEESCKRSMDIVARYGGEEFIILLPDTDLDGARMVAKKINKNIQDMKIEHVKSEHGEIVTVSIGVASDIPKDEKSLEKLIGLADKMLYLAKESGRNRVEG from the coding sequence ATGGTAATTATTCCAATGTTTATTGTGAGTTGTCTATCTCTTTATATCTCAGTAAATAGTATAAAGGAAAGAATAGAGAGGAGAAATACTGCAATAAGGAACACGATTAACCATTCTGTTACTCATTTTGAAGAGGCTCTGCTGACAATAGATGAGCTTCTTACAGACGGTTCTTTAGGAGTAGTAAAAAATAATCATGATCTAAGGATATTAGAGAAAGCCAATCATACTTTTGAGAAACTTCAAATTTTAAATTTAGAAGGGGTTGTAGAGTATTCATCTGGTGAAGATGAAAATTTTGGGCTGGATTTATCAAACTTTGAATTTGTAAAAAATGCCATAGAAGCGAACGGATTCTTTTGGTCAAATGTAATTTCCTCTTTTAAAGATCAGTCTCCAGAAATCATGATTGCCAAAAGATTTGGAAGTGAAATTTTAGTTGGGTCTATAAATATAGAAGATTTTTATAGTTTAGTTCAGGGCACAGTAAAAAATACAGGGAGTAAGGTTGCCATTTTAGACACTGATGGGAATATAGTTATAAATATTCTAAAGGGTTTAGATATACAAAAAGACACTCTAAATTTTGACTATGTGTATAAGTCTGAAAATCAGGAAATGAAAAAAAGGAGCTTTCTAAAAGGCAGAGATAAATTTGACGTAATACAAAGTTATGGAAAGATAGATAAGACTGGATGGGATATAGTTATTATAGAAGAGGGAAACAGGGGCTTTATTTTAGCATGGGATTTTTATAGGCACCTGGTCCTGGTGATCTCCTTATTTACACTTGGGATGATTTATCTTTCTCATCTTGCAATATCTAGATTTACAGGAGACATGAAAAAACTGAACACCATATCCGAGAAGGTAGCAGCTGGAAAACTTCCAAAAATGTTGAAATATGAACTGTTAGAAGCAGAAGAATTGGCCTATAGATTCTTACTAATGGGAGAGGTACTCCTAAAAAGAGAGGAAAGCATAAAGGAAGAGACCAACTTTCTGGAAAATCTTTTGGAGGCCATACCTAATCCGGTTTTTTATAAGGATAAAAATCACGTCTATCTAGGCGGAAATAAGGCTTTTGCAGATTATCTTGGGATAGAAAAACATGAGATTGCAGGGAAAACAGTCTATGATGTTGCTCCTGAAGATATGGCTGATATATATATGGAAGCAGATGACAAGATCTTAGAGGCAGGCGAGACCCAAGTGTATCAGGGTCAGGTTATAGACTCTGATAACAAGACAAAAGATGTTAAATTTTATAAATCTGTATTTAAAAATTCTGAAGGGGAAAAATTGGGCATAATCGGGGTTATGCTAGACGTTACAAATTTGAAAGAAGCAATAAGAACCTCTGAGAAAAAAGAAAAATTACTAGAGAGTCTTTTATACACCATCCCACTTCCGACTTTTTACCAGGATAAAGATGGACGATATATAAATTGCAACAGGGCCTTTGAGGATATTGTGGGCAAAAAAAAGAATGACATACTAGGTAAGTGTCATTTGGAAGTATGGGAGAATAATTTTACTGATTATTGTAATGTTAAAGACAAAGAACTCATGAAAGAACAGAAACTTCAGAAGTTTGAATATAATATAATAGATCAAAGTGGAGAAAAAAGGATACTGGTATTTGATAAAACTGTTTTTCATAATGAAAATAAAGAAGTAGGTGGAATTATAGGGGTTATGTCAGATATAACTGAAATAAGAAAACTTCAGGATGAATTGAAAAAAATATCTGTCAAAGACAGCCTCACAGGAATCTACAACAGACGTGGTTTTGAAGAGATGTCCAATAGGAACTTAAAAGATTCTTTGAGAAATAAAAATAATGTTTCAATAATTATGGTAGATATAGATAGATTTAAGCTTTATAATGACACCTATGGACACCAGGCTGGAGATGAGTGTCTGAAGGAAATAGCAGAAAAATTGGAAGAATCATGCAAAAGATCTATGGATATTGTGGCCCGTTATGGTGGGGAAGAATTTATAATTCTTCTTCCAGATACAGACCTAGACGGGGCTCGGATGGTAGCCAAAAAAATAAATAAAAATATCCAGGATATGAAGATAGAACATGTGAAATCAGAACATGGGGAAATAGTCACCGTGAGTATAGGGGTGGCCTCAGATATTCCTAAAGATGAAAAAAGTTTAGAAAAACTAATAGGTCTGGCAGATAAGATGCTTTACTTGGCAAAAGAGAGCGGACGAAACAGAGTCGAGGGGTAG
- a CDS encoding 4-hydroxybutyrate dehydrogenase: MRLFRLQPEIYKFDKFSEFVKEFGINDKDVIVVNNSIYDKFIKELNLRSVFISPKKYGEGEPSDEIIDQVLAEAAKNEFDRVVAIGGGAVMDIAKFLVLDNVSDTLDVFERKIEFKKIKELIAIPTTCGTGSEVTPYSVAEIKSKGTKMGIGIDEFLPDYAVLIPELLKNIPYNFFAFSTLDALVHAAESFVSPGSNPYTDIFSEKAMELILKGYKEISEKGREYYSEIIEDFLIGSNYAGIAFGNTGVGPVHALSYPLGGKYHVAHGECNYEFFTPVFKTYTKMAPDGKIKKFNDLVISILDLKDDSDVYMELDKLLNFVWEKNKLNNFGMEEKEILEFTESIIEKQQRLLSNNYMPLSKDQILNIYKELF, translated from the coding sequence ATGAGACTATTTAGACTACAACCGGAAATTTATAAATTTGATAAATTCAGTGAATTTGTTAAGGAATTTGGTATCAATGATAAAGACGTGATAGTAGTAAATAACTCTATTTATGATAAATTTATAAAAGAATTGAATCTTAGAAGTGTATTTATATCTCCAAAAAAATACGGTGAGGGAGAACCTTCTGACGAAATTATAGATCAAGTTCTTGCTGAGGCTGCTAAAAATGAATTTGATAGAGTAGTAGCCATAGGAGGCGGGGCAGTAATGGATATCGCCAAATTCTTAGTCCTTGACAATGTGAGTGATACTCTTGATGTCTTCGAGAGAAAAATCGAGTTCAAGAAAATAAAAGAACTTATTGCTATTCCCACAACTTGCGGGACGGGAAGTGAAGTTACCCCGTATTCAGTAGCAGAGATAAAGTCAAAAGGTACAAAAATGGGTATAGGGATAGATGAATTTCTGCCAGATTACGCAGTTCTTATACCAGAACTTCTAAAAAATATTCCTTACAATTTTTTTGCATTCAGTACCCTTGATGCCCTTGTACATGCTGCTGAATCCTTTGTATCACCTGGATCAAACCCCTATACAGATATTTTTTCAGAAAAGGCAATGGAGCTTATCCTCAAGGGATACAAGGAAATCTCTGAGAAGGGAAGGGAGTATTATTCTGAGATCATAGAAGATTTTCTTATAGGAAGCAATTATGCCGGTATAGCATTTGGAAACACAGGAGTAGGCCCGGTGCACGCCCTTTCCTATCCACTTGGTGGGAAATACCATGTGGCCCACGGTGAATGTAACTACGAATTTTTCACACCTGTTTTCAAAACTTATACAAAGATGGCTCCAGACGGAAAGATCAAAAAGTTTAACGACTTGGTAATTTCAATACTAGATTTAAAGGATGATTCCGACGTTTATATGGAATTAGATAAGTTATTAAATTTTGTTTGGGAAAAGAATAAATTAAATAACTTTGGCATGGAGGAAAAAGAAATTTTAGAATTTACAGAAAGCATAATTGAAAAACAGCAAAGACTGCTGTCAAACAACTATATGCCACTTTCAAAAGATCAGATACTTAATATCTATAAAGAGTTGTTTTGA
- a CDS encoding TAXI family TRAP transporter solute-binding subunit: MKKFLLGTAVSLILALGFVGCGGSEKSDSATTNKKQFVTIGTGGVTGVYYPTGGAISKMINKKEDYNIKATVESTAGSVYNINAVLAGDLDFGVAQSDRQYQAYFGKAEWESRGAQNDLRSVFSIHPEAITLVASSEADINSAKDLKGKKVNIGNVGSGQLQNSLDVLGTLGFSENDIKAENVKAVEAPGLLQDERIDAFFYTVGHPSGAIKEATSGRVKVKIVPISGSEIEELIKEKPYYAKAKIEAKNYPNAVNEEDIDSVGVKATFVTSAKESEEVVYAITKEVFENFEEFKKLHPAYSVLTKESMLQGLSAPLHKGAIKYYKEAGLDKFINPDLIK; the protein is encoded by the coding sequence ATGAAAAAGTTTTTATTAGGAACAGCGGTATCTTTAATTTTGGCACTTGGATTTGTAGGCTGTGGTGGTTCAGAAAAGTCAGACTCGGCAACAACCAATAAAAAACAGTTTGTCACCATAGGAACAGGTGGAGTAACAGGAGTTTACTATCCTACAGGTGGAGCCATCAGTAAAATGATCAATAAAAAAGAAGACTACAACATCAAAGCTACTGTAGAATCTACAGCTGGGTCTGTATACAATATCAATGCAGTTTTAGCTGGAGATCTTGACTTCGGAGTTGCTCAGTCAGACAGACAGTATCAAGCTTATTTTGGTAAGGCTGAGTGGGAATCAAGAGGCGCCCAAAACGATCTTAGATCGGTATTCTCAATTCACCCTGAGGCAATCACTCTTGTGGCATCATCAGAAGCAGATATAAATTCAGCAAAGGATCTAAAAGGTAAAAAAGTTAATATCGGAAATGTAGGATCAGGTCAGCTGCAAAACTCCTTAGATGTTTTAGGTACCCTTGGTTTCTCAGAAAACGATATAAAGGCAGAAAATGTTAAGGCTGTAGAAGCACCTGGATTACTTCAAGATGAGAGAATAGACGCATTTTTCTATACAGTAGGACATCCTAGTGGAGCGATCAAAGAGGCTACATCAGGAAGAGTAAAAGTTAAGATAGTTCCTATAAGCGGAAGTGAAATAGAAGAACTTATCAAAGAAAAACCTTACTATGCAAAGGCTAAAATTGAGGCAAAAAACTACCCTAACGCAGTAAACGAAGAAGACATTGATTCAGTAGGGGTAAAGGCAACATTTGTAACATCGGCTAAGGAAAGTGAAGAAGTTGTATATGCCATCACTAAAGAAGTTTTTGAAAATTTTGAAGAATTCAAAAAACTTCACCCTGCATACTCTGTTTTAACAAAAGAAAGTATGTTACAAGGGCTATCTGCACCTCTTCATAAAGGAGCTATAAAATATTATAAAGAAGCTGGGTTAGATAAATTTATTAATCCTGATCTAATAAAATAG